From the Cucurbita pepo subsp. pepo cultivar mu-cu-16 chromosome LG05, ASM280686v2, whole genome shotgun sequence genome, one window contains:
- the LOC111795617 gene encoding peroxidase 10-like: MAPNTPITLSFLFMTLPFFFFDQSISTNTELRYDFYDESCPHLPMIIRDHIWEAVQNDTRIAASLLRLQFHDCIVDGCDASVLLDDTKDMKGEKNAPGNVKSLRGFEVIDAIKADVEAYCPETVSCVDILGLATREAVYLVEGPSWSLPLGRRDGLKANFKSVLEQLPSPRASLENNTAKFTSKGLDLKDLVVLSGAHTIGFARCVTFKVRLFNYKGSGQPDPDINAAMLSDLQSMCPNRNDGTNANLAPLDVATVDRFDNEYYTNLISGVGLLESDHGLMADSNTAQMVRQYSFDTNLFYDDFAESMFRMNMVGVLSGRDGQIRKNCHVVNVDDGY; the protein is encoded by the exons atggCTCCAAACACTCCCATTAccctctcttttctcttcatgactcttccattcttcttcttcgatcAATCTATCTCGACTAACACCGAGCTAAGATATGATTTTTACGACGAGTCGTGCCCTCATTTGCCTATGATAATTCGAGATCATATTTGGGAGGCGGTGCAAAATGACACGAGAATTGCTGCATCGCTACTACGGTTGCAGTTCCATGATTGTATTGTAGAC GGATGTGATGCATCGGTGCTGCTTGATGATACTAAAGATATGAAAGGTGAGAAAAATGCTCCGGGCAATGTGAAATCGCTACGAGGGTTTGAAGTGATCGATGCCATAAAAGCAGATGTTGAAGCATATTGTCCCGAGACAGTTTCTTGTGTTGATATATTAGGTCTTGCAACTAGAGAAGCTGTGTATCTG GTCGAAGGGCCATCGTGGAGCCTTCCACTAGGACGTAGAGATGGCTTAAAAGCAAACTTCAAATCCGTTCTAGAACAACTCCCATCTCCGAGGGCATCTCTAGAGAATAACACCGCCAAGTTCACCTCAAAGGGCCTCGATTTAAAGGACCTCGTCGTGCTATCAGGCGCACACACTATCGGCTTCGCTCGTTGCGTGACATTCAAGGTCCGTCTCTTCAACTACAAGGGCTCCGGCCAGCCCGACCCTGACATCAACGCAGCCATGCTCTCGGACTTGCAATCCATGTGCCCCAACAGAAACGACGGAACCAACGCCAATTTGGCCCCTCTGGATGTGGCCACTGTTGACAGGTTCGACAATGAGTATTACACGAACTTGATTAGTGGTGTGGGGCTTTTGGAGTCCGACCATGGTCTAATGGCCGACAGCAACACAGCTCAAATGGTTAGACAATATAGTTTTGATACGAACTTGTTTTATGATGACTTTGCTGAGTCGATGTTTAGGATGAACATGGTTGGTGTTTTGAGTGGCCGTGACGGGCAGATTCGAAAGAATTGTCACGTTGTTAATGTCGATGATGGGTATTAA
- the LOC111795113 gene encoding uncharacterized protein LOC111795113, which translates to MSIATAETMPRQAASSHVGADVPFGPVIAVLVVIVILGTVAGIIGRLFSGRRVVGGGQYDVEGWVEKKCSSCLDGKVDDVPPSRPPRSATVGGDVPVAMPILPEIKEEQGH; encoded by the coding sequence ATGTCCATTGCCACAGCTGAGACGATGCCCCGACAAGCTGCCTCGAGCCATGTTGGTGCCGATGTGCCATTCGGCCCCGTCATTGCTGTCCTTGTAGTCATTGTGATTCTCGGCACCGTAGCCGGGATTATCGGGAGGCTTTTCTCAGGTCGTCGTGTTGTTGGCGGTGGTCAGTATGACGTTGAAGGATGGGTTGAGAAGAAATGCTCATCTTGTTTGGATGGCAAGGTTGACGACGTTCCACCGTCGAGGCCTCCACGGTCGGCCACGGTGGGAGGTGATGTTCCTGTGGCAATGCCAATTCTGCCGGAgataaaagaagaacaagggCATTGA
- the LOC111795112 gene encoding extensin-like — MASIFSNVIVLFVLACMSTLSSANSGWFGARNTTFPFSSRHKRPRFPPPPSRWLPQPPWRHLPQPPWRRLPPSPSRPRKPRTPPSRPRQPRTPPSRPRQPRTPPPPRWFPPLPPRPRTQNPRKIIVGGSKYWRLGFDYNDWILKNGPFYLNDILVFKYDPPNPSTPPHNVYLLPNMQSLNKCDFRRAKLVANSTQGSGNGFNFVLKQQKAYYFACGEGNGFHCNLGSMKFSITPQSRRLPSPPPPSTRPRIPPPRQVPPPSKRPRIPPPRHVPPPSKRPRIPPPRHVPPPSPPPPSKRPRIPPPRQVPPPSPPPPSKRPRIPPPRQVPPPSPPPPSKRPRIPPPRQVPPPSPPPPSKRPRIPPPRQVPPPSPPPPSKQPRIPPPRQVPPPSPPPPSKQPRIPPPRQMPPSPSPPSPSPSPSPSPSPNPQIPRKIIVGGSERWRLGFDYNDWALKNGPFYLNDILVFKYDRTHSVYLLPNMQSLVDCDFGTAKMVANLTQGSGDGFEFVLNHQNPYYFACGEGNGFHCKLGSMKFSLTPIAQA; from the exons ATGGCTTCCATATTTTCTAACGTTATCGTTCTCTTCGTGTTAGCGTGTATGTCAACTCTAAGCTCGGCTAACTCGGGTTGGTTTGGGGCTCGTAATACCACTTTTCCTTTCAGTTCTAGGCATAAACGTCCACGGTTCCCGCCACCACCATCACGATGGTTGCCACAACCACCATGGAGGCATTTGCCACAACCACCATGGAGACGGCTGCCACCATCACCATCACGACCACGAAAACCTCGAACACCACCATCACGACCACGACAACCTCGAACACCACCATCACGACCACGACAACCTCgaacaccaccaccaccacgaTGGTTTCCACCACTACCACCACGGCCTCGAACACAAAATCCAAGAAAGATTATAGTGGGTGGTTCTAAATATTGGCGTCTTGGGTTTGACTATAATGATTGGATACTTAAGAACGGTCCATTTTATCTAAACGATATTCTAG TGTTCAAATACGATCCTCCGAACCCTTCAACTCCTCCTCATAATGTTTATTTGCTACCAAACATGCAAAGCTTGAACAAGTGTGATTTTAGAAGGGCTAAATTGGTGGCAAATTCAACACAAGGAAGTGGAAATgggtttaattttgttcttaaacAACAAAAAGCTTACTACTTTGCTTGTGGAGAGGGCAATGGCTTCCATTGCAACCTTGGATCCATGAAGTTCTCTATAACCCCACAATCAAGGCGTCTACCATCACCGCCACCACCATCAACACGACCACGAATACCTCCACCAAGACAGGTGCCACCACCATCAAAACGACCACGAATACCTCCACCAAGACATGTGCCACCACCATCAAAACGACCACGAATACCTCCACCAAGACATGTGCCACCACcgtcaccaccaccaccatcaaAACGACCACGAATACCTCCACCAAGACAGGTGCCACCACcgtcaccaccaccaccatcaaAACGACCACGAATACCTCCACCAAGACAGGTGCCACCACcgtcaccaccaccaccatcaaAACGACCACGAATACCTCCACCAAGACAGGTGCCACCACcgtcaccaccaccaccatcaaAACGACCACGAATACCTCCACCAAGACAGGTGCCACCACcgtcaccaccaccaccatcaaAACAACCACGAATACCTCCACCAAGACAGGTGCCACCACcgtcaccaccaccaccatcaaAACAACCACGAATACCTCCACCAAGACAGATGCCACCATCGCCATCTCCACCATCACCATCACCATCACCATCACCATCACCATCACCGAATCCACAAATTCCAAGAAAAATCATCGTAGGTGGATCAGAACGATGGCGTCTTGGGTTTGACTATAATGATTGGGCACTTAAAAACGGACCATTTTATCTCAACGATATTCTAG TATTCAAATACGATCGTACCCATAGCGTTTATTTGCTACCAAACATGCAAAGCTTGGTGGATTGTGACTTTGGAACAGCCAAAATGGTAGCAAATTTAACACAAGGAAGTGGAGATGGGTTTGAATTTGTACTCAACCACCAAAATCCTTACTACTTTGCTTGCGGTGAAGGCAATGGCTTCCATTGCAAACTTGGATCCATGAAGTTCTCTCTAACACCAATAGCTCAAGCTTGA
- the LOC111795619 gene encoding la-related protein 6C, producing the protein MAEANSEEKVNENPEMEVKEAVNGDGVGSSNSNGNLSFKFNAQAPEFFPRSQTQMPVTGYFHPYFHFLGGAPATSDWFFIGDQEPTYLIPNPTIPLPNFSKNARSEDIQQKIVKQVEYQFSDMSLLANESLAKNISKDPDGYVPISVISSTKKVKSLSTNNNLIVQALRSSSKLVVSADGKKVKRKHPFTDKDKEELLSRTVVVENLPDNHSHHNLEKIFSVIGSVKTIRICHPPESNPCCSKGELFISNKLHALVEYETVELAERAAEKLNDERNWRKGLRVRLLLRRSPKSVLKTRKSEFESILDEDDSPSPVSIEQESPQSNIAELTTDFSSEENSTSSKKGWGRGRGKGRGRVHNHLDRSYSLPVTAMQSSSQILCEASSKLTSKSPRMPDGTKGFTMGRGKPLNSKSVF; encoded by the exons atggcgGAAGCGAATTCGGAAGAGAAGGTGAATGAGAATCCTGAAATGGAGGTCAAAGAAGCTGTGAATGGCGATGGTGTTGGTAGTAGTAATAGCAATGGTAATCtttccttcaaatttaatGCTCAAGCGCCTGAGTTCTTCCCTAGATCGCAAACTCAGATGCCTGTTACCGGCTATTTTCATccctattttcattttcttggtgGGGCTCCTGCTACTTCAGACTGGTTCTTTATTGGCGATCAAGAACCCACCTATTTGATCCCTAATCCCACCATTCCTCTCCCAAATTTCTCTAAGAACGCCCGTTCGGAGGATATTCAGCAAAAAATCGTCAAACAG GTAGAATATCAGTTCAGTGACATGAGTCTTCTTGCAAATGAATCTCTTGCAAAAAACATTAGCAAAGATCCTGATGGTTATG TTCCAATTTCTGTTATTTCGTCCACCAAAAAAGTAAAGTCCCTCTCAACCAACAACAATTTGATAGTTCAAGCTCTCCGATCCTCTTCAAAGCTT GTTGTTAGTGCTGATGGGAAGAAAGTTAAACGTAAGCATCCGTTTACGGACAAGGACAAGGAGGAATTGCTG TCTCGTACAGTCGTTGTGGAGAATTTGCCCGACAATCACTCGCACCACAACCTCGAGAAAATATTTAGCGTCATTGGGAG TGTGAAGACGATCCGAATCTGTCATCCCCCGGAATCAAATCCGTGCTGCTCTAAAGGTGAATTATTTATCAGTAACAAG CTTCATGCACTTGTGGAATACGAGACCGTAGAGTTGGCTGAAAGAGCG GCTGAGAAGTTAAATGATGAGAGAAACTGGAGGAAAGGGCTCCGAGTAAGGTTATTACTCAGACGCTCG CCAAAATCAGTTCTGAAGACTCGAAAATCAGAATTTGAAAGTATTCTGGATGAAGATGATTCACCATCTCCTGTATCTATTGAACAAGAATCTCCTCAGTCAAATATTGCTGAACTAACTACTGATTTCAGT TCTGAGGAGAACTCAACATCATCTAAAAAGGGCTGGGGTCGAGGCCGTGGGAAGGGTCGTGGACGAGTTCATAACCATCTCGATCGTAGCTATAGCTTACCAGTTACAGCTATGCAATCGAGTAGTCAGATTCTATGTGAAGCATCGTCCAAACTCACTTCTAAGAGTCCGAGAATGCCGGATGGGACGAAAGGTTTCACCATGGGACGAGGCAAGCCATTAAATTCTAAATCTGTATTTTGA